One Salvia splendens isolate huo1 chromosome 22, SspV2, whole genome shotgun sequence DNA segment encodes these proteins:
- the LOC121786430 gene encoding L-ascorbate oxidase homolog: MGSCSRLIFAAFSLCLAVIATAEDPYLFFEWNVTYGPISPLGTEQQGILINGEFPGPEINCTSNNNIVVNVFNNLDEPFLLTWAGIQHRKNSWQDGTPGTMCPIPSGQNYTYKFQAKDQIGTYIYFPTTSLQRASGGMGMLKVHSRELIPVPFDKPTAEVAVLLGDWYNKEHKTLQRILDSGRSIGKPDGIQINGMSGRVGDPGEPLINMVPDKTYRLRVCNVGMRLSVNFRFQGHTMKLVEMEGSHTVQNTYESMDIHVGQCMSVLVTANQAPKDYYFVASSRFSKHTLTSVAAVRYSTGNGFASPDLPPPPPENNAAVPWSISQFRSFKWNLTASAARPNPQGSYHYGKINITRTIRLANSRHVVDRKLRYAINGVSHVDPETPLKLAEYYGMADRVFKYDLVKDEPPKDANVVVAPSVKNGTFRNFVEIIFENEENSVQTWHLDGYSFFAVGIEQGKWSPEKRSNYNLEDAVSRHTVQVYPNSWAAVMLTLDNAGMWNLRSDMRERAYLGQQLYFSIVSPEHSLRDEYNLPPTQVLCGIVMGKPNLALYT, translated from the coding sequence aTGGGCTCATGTAGTAGACTCATCTTTGCAGCATTTAGCCTATGTCTAGCGGTGATAGCCACGGCGGAGGACCCGTACCTCTTCTTCGAATGGAACGTTACCTACGGCCCAATCTCGCCTCTGGGCACCGAACAACAAGGCATTTTGATCAATGGCGAATTTCCGGGCCCCGAGATCAACTGCACCTCCAACAACAACATCGTGGTCAACGTCTTCAACAACCTCGACGAGCCTTTCCTCTTGACTTGGGCCGGTATTCAACACCGCAAGAACTCGTGGCAGGATGGCACTCCGGGCACCATGTGCCCGATACCCTCCGGGCAGAACTACACCTACAAGTTCCAAGCCAAGGACCAGATCGGCACCTACATTTACTTCCCCACCACTTCCCTCCAGCGTGCGTCGGGTGGCATGGGCATGCTTAAGGTCCATAGCCGCGAGCTCATCCCGGTCCCATTTGATAAACCGACAGCGGAAGTGGCTGTTCTCCTCGGCGACTGGTACAACAAGGAGCACAAGACCCTTCAGCGTATTCTTGACTCGGGGCGTTCCATTGGCAAACCCGATGGCATTCAGATCAACGGGATGTCAGGTAGAGTGGGAGATCCCGGGGAGCCGCTGATCAACATGGTGCCGGACAAGACGTATCGACTGAGAGTGTGCAATGTTGGGATGAGATTGTCCGTCAACTTCAGATTCCAAGGGCACACCATGAAACTGGTGGAGATGGAGGGATCTCACACCGTTCAGAACACGTACGAATCGATGGATATCCACGTCGGCCAATGCATGTCCGTCTTGGTAACTGCCAACCAAGCCCCCAAGGACTACTACTTTGTTGCATCCAGCCGCTTCTCCAAGCACACCCTCACCTCTGTGGCCGCAGTCCGCTACTCCACTGGAAATGGCTTTGCCTCGCCGGACCTCCCGCCTCCCCCGCCAGAGAACAACGCCGCCGTTCCCTGGTCCATCAGCCAGTTCCGTTCCTTCAAGTGGAACCTCACGGCCAGCGCTGCCCGCCCCAACCCACAAGGCTCGTACCACTACGGCAAGATCAACATCACCCGCACCATTAGGTTGGCTAACTCCCGCCACGTGGTGGACAGGAAGCTCCGGTACGCCATCAACGGGGTCTCCCACGTAGATCCAGAAACTCCGCTGAAGCTGGCCGAGTACTACGGGATGGCGGACAGGGTGTTCAAATACGACCTGGTGAAGGACGAGCCGCCGAAAGATGCCAATGTGGTTGTCGCCCCAAGCGTCAAGAACGGGACCTTCAGGAACTTTGTGGAGATCATATTCGAGAACGAGGAGAATAGCGTTCAGACATGGCACTTGGACGGATACTCGTTCTTCGCGGTGGGCATCGAGCAGGGGAAGTGGAGCCCCGAAAAGAGGAGCAACTACAATCTGGAAGATGCGGTGAGCAGGCACACGGTGCAGGTGTACCCCAACTCGTGGGCGGCGGTGATGCTCACGCTCGACAACGCCGGAATGTGGAACCTCAGATCGGATATGAGGGAGAGGGCGTACCTCGGCCAGCAGCTCTACTTTAGCATCGTCTCACCGGAGCACTCATTGAGGGATGAATACAATCTCCCGCCCACTCAGGTACTCTGCGGCATTGTCATGGGTAAGCCCAACCTTGCTCTCTACACTTGA
- the LOC121787522 gene encoding L-ascorbate oxidase homolog yields MGSIRTHPSLVTLPLLCLLAAANAGDPYLFFEWHVTYGTISPLGVPQQGILVNGQFPGPEINCTSNNNIVVNVFNEIDEPLLFTWAGIQQRKNSWQDGTPGTMCPILPGRNYTYQFQVKDQIGSYIYFPTTALHRASGGMGMIKVHSRELIPVPFDNPAEEHSILLGDWYNKGHKIIKRILDSGRSIGKPNGIQINGKSAKVGDAAVEPLLTVEAGKTYRLRVCNVGMRLTVNFRIQGHTMKLVEMEGSHTVQNVYDSMDIHVGQCMSVLVTSNQTPKDYYFVASSRFSKQVLTSVATIRYTNGNGPASPELPPPPPENSGGIAWSMNQFRSFRWNLTASAARPNPQGSYHYGQINITRTIKLSNSRQVVDGKLRFAVNSISHVDGETPLKLAEYFGKADQVFKYDLVKDEAEQGDHKVVVAPSVKNATFRNFVEIIFENKEKTVQTWHLDGYSFFAVAIEPGTWTPEKRKNYNLLDAVSRHTVQVYPNSWAVVMTTLDNAGMWNLRSEMRERAYLGQQFYFSVVSPEFSLRDEYNLPVGQELCGVVKDLPRLALYT; encoded by the coding sequence ATGGGCTCCATTAGGACACACCCATCCCTTGTGACTCTGCCTCTTCTATGCCTATTGGCAGCTGCCAACGCCGGCGATCCATATCTATTCTTCGAGTGGCACGTCACCTATGGTACCATCTCCCCGTTGGGCGTCCCTCAGCAAGGCATCCTCGTCAACGGCCAGTTCCCTGGCCCGGAGATCAATTGCACCTCCAACAACAACATTGTTGTCAACGTCTTCAACGAGATTGATGAGCCTCTCCTCTTCACCTGGGCCGGCATCCAACAGAGGAAGAACTCGTGGCAAGATGGAACTCCGGGCACCATGTGCCCGATCCTCCCAGGCCGGAACTACACCTACCAATTCCAAGTCAAGGACCAGATAGGTAGCTACATTTACTTCCCTACCACCGCCCTTCACCGTGCCTCGGGGGGCATGGGCATGATCAAGGTCCATAGCCGCGAACTCATCCCGGTACCCTTCGATAACCCGGCAGAGGAGCATTCTATCCTCCTCGGGGATTGGTACAACAAGGGTCACAAGATAATCAAGCGAATTCTTGACTCCGGACGATCCATTGGCAAACCCAATGGCATTCAGATCAACGGGAAGTCCGCTAAAGTCGGAGATGCTGCTGTTGAGCCACTTCTCACCGTGGAGGCCGGAAAGACTTACAGGTTGAGGGTGTGCAACGTCGGGATGAGGCTGACTGTCAACTTCCGTATCCAGGGCCACACGATGAAACTAGTGGAGATGGAGGGATCACATACGGTTCAAAATGTGTACGACTCGATGGATATCCACGTCGGCCAATGCATGTCCGTCTTGGTCACCTCCAATCAAACCCCCAAGGACTACTACTTTGTTGCTTCCAGCCGCTTCTCCAAGCAAGTCCTCACATCCGTGGCCACCATCCGCTACACCAATGGCAACGGGCCAGCCTCCCCTGAACTTCCACCACCCCCTCCTGAGAACTCTGGCGGCATTGCATGGTCCATGAACCAGTTCCGCTCCTTCAGGTGGAACCTGACCGCCAGCGCCGCCCGCCCCAACCCCCAGGGATCCTACCACTACGGGCAGATCAACATCACCCGCACTATCAAGCTCTCCAACTCCCGCCAAGTTGTGGATGGAAAGCTTCGGTTCGCTGTCAACAGCATCTCGCACGTGGATGGCGAAACCCCACTCAAACTGGCAGAGTACTTCGGGAAGGCGGACCAGGTTTTCAAATACGATCTCGTGAAGGACGAGGCAGAACAAGGGGATCACAAAGTTGTGGTGGCACCCAGTGTGAAGAACGCGACCTTCAGGAACTTCGTGGAGATCATCTTCGAGAACAAGGAGAAGACTGTCCAGACATGGCACTTGGATGGATACTCGTTCTTCGCGGTTGCCATTGAGCCCGGTACGTGGACCCCCGAGAAGAGGAAGAACTACAATCTGTTGGATGCAGTGAGCAGGCATACCGTCCAAGTGTACCCCAACTCATGGGCTGTAGTCATGACCACTCTTGACAATGCTGGCATGTGGAACCTGAGGTCTGAAATGAGGGAGAGGGCATATTTGGGACAGCAGTTCTACTTTAGCGTCGTTTCGCCAGAATTCTCGTTGAGGGATGAATACAACCTCCCTGTCGGACAGGAACTCTGCGGTGTTGTCAAGGATCTGCCCAGGCTTGCCCTGTACActtaa